The following proteins come from a genomic window of Natronosalvus vescus:
- a CDS encoding deoxyribonuclease IV, with translation MQVGAHVSISGSRVSSDDETPPYGDIRNAVHRQMTFGGNCGQIFTTSPQVWAQPEISDEAADGFREETDELLEGPWVIHSAYLVNLCTPKEGLREKSMASMQAELDAADQLGIPYVNVHLGAHTGAGVEGGLDNAAEVIDALDVPEDVTILIESDAGSGTKLGGEFEHLAGIIERTDEEIGICIDTAHTLVAGNDLTTPESVDETVERFDDVVGLEHLEYIHLNDSKHDVGTHKDEHALIGEGYIGEDGIAAIINHPELRDLPYALETPTEDGKGFAWNIAKVKELRDS, from the coding sequence ATGCAGGTCGGCGCACACGTATCCATCTCCGGATCGCGCGTTTCATCCGACGACGAGACACCGCCCTACGGCGACATCCGCAACGCCGTCCATCGACAGATGACCTTCGGCGGCAACTGCGGCCAGATCTTTACCACCTCGCCGCAGGTCTGGGCCCAGCCAGAGATCAGTGATGAGGCCGCCGACGGCTTCCGCGAGGAAACCGACGAACTGCTCGAGGGGCCGTGGGTGATTCACTCGGCGTACCTGGTCAACCTCTGTACGCCCAAGGAGGGCCTTCGGGAGAAGTCGATGGCCTCGATGCAGGCCGAACTCGACGCCGCCGACCAGTTGGGAATTCCGTACGTCAACGTCCACCTCGGGGCCCACACCGGTGCTGGGGTCGAGGGCGGCCTGGACAACGCAGCCGAGGTGATCGACGCGCTGGACGTCCCCGAGGACGTCACGATCCTGATCGAGTCCGACGCGGGGTCGGGGACGAAACTCGGCGGCGAGTTTGAACACCTTGCGGGGATCATCGAGCGAACCGACGAGGAGATCGGGATCTGTATCGACACGGCCCACACCCTCGTGGCGGGGAACGATCTGACGACGCCCGAATCCGTCGACGAGACGGTCGAACGCTTCGACGACGTGGTCGGCCTCGAGCACCTCGAGTACATCCACCTGAACGATTCGAAGCACGACGTGGGTACCCACAAGGACGAACACGCGCTCATCGGCGAGGGCTACATCGGCGAGGATGGGATCGCGGCGATCATCAACCATCCCGAGCTTCGGGATTTGCCGTATGCGCTCGAGACGCCCACCGAGGATGGGAAAGGGTTTGCGTGGAATATTGCGAAAGTGAAGGAGCTGCGAGATTCGTAA
- a CDS encoding DUF7095 family protein, which translates to MSGSGNGNGFSREAAINRIERLVDTVESELLSVPVREVWVYGDLALGLDPVDRLDIYLTKDILMRDDPDAAGEFERSHGVKGVGKSVRAEWARTHPEYLRANANGHAAPEKCLAAQLLEGDDGSGEAIHLEVCNASFEDNVTQRLRGAQLREDYTQLLDPRGVCLWADGVRSEEAIRKLRESELAFPTLSAALEMLGMDEAEAGEAARAVHAWRDEQEGVTVRGDVI; encoded by the coding sequence ATGAGCGGAAGTGGAAACGGGAACGGATTTTCGCGCGAGGCGGCGATCAACCGAATCGAACGGTTGGTCGATACCGTCGAATCGGAGCTGTTGTCCGTCCCTGTCCGAGAGGTGTGGGTGTACGGCGACCTCGCCCTCGGCCTCGATCCCGTCGACCGACTCGATATTTACCTGACGAAGGATATATTGATGCGGGACGACCCGGACGCAGCGGGCGAGTTCGAACGGTCTCACGGCGTAAAAGGCGTTGGTAAATCGGTTCGTGCCGAGTGGGCACGCACGCACCCCGAGTATCTGCGGGCGAACGCGAACGGGCACGCCGCGCCGGAAAAGTGCCTGGCAGCACAGCTCCTCGAGGGCGACGACGGGAGCGGGGAAGCGATCCACCTCGAGGTCTGTAACGCGAGCTTCGAGGACAACGTGACCCAGCGGTTACGCGGGGCGCAGTTGCGGGAGGATTATACCCAGTTGCTCGACCCCCGCGGGGTCTGTCTGTGGGCCGACGGCGTCCGCAGCGAGGAGGCCATCCGAAAACTCCGGGAGAGCGAACTCGCCTTCCCGACGCTTTCGGCGGCGCTCGAGATGCTCGGGATGGACGAGGCAGAAGCCGGGGAGGCCGCACGCGCCGTCCACGCCTGGCGGGACGAACAGGAGGGCGTGACGGTTCGGGGCGACGTCATCTGA
- a CDS encoding class I SAM-dependent methyltransferase, whose product MRAFSESYLRRTRKGMWADSREALTPLGLPSRDRVLDVGCGSGELTRVLREECPGEVVGCDADPALLEFARMPPSSHLESSGSATNPNADVDELADDAESDDSLEEPTPVVTGDATRLPFADDTFDLVVCQALLINLPDPAAAVREFARVSSDVVAAIEPDNGAVRIDSTVPTEATLERRARRAYLAGVETDVTLGADARAVFTDVGLEAVSSHRYDHDRSIEAPYDEHALEVARRKATGAGLADDRATMLESDLTGEEYDDLRSDWRKMGRTVIEQMQTEAYARTETVPFFVTVGRV is encoded by the coding sequence GTGCGCGCGTTCTCCGAATCCTACCTTCGCCGGACTCGCAAGGGCATGTGGGCCGATTCCCGCGAGGCTCTCACCCCGCTCGGTCTCCCGTCTCGAGACCGGGTGCTCGACGTCGGCTGTGGCTCCGGCGAACTCACCCGCGTCCTCCGGGAGGAGTGTCCTGGCGAGGTAGTCGGCTGTGACGCCGACCCGGCGCTGCTCGAGTTCGCCCGGATGCCGCCCTCGAGTCACCTCGAGTCGAGTGGATCCGCAACCAATCCCAACGCCGACGTCGACGAACTGGCGGACGATGCCGAGTCGGACGACTCACTCGAGGAACCGACGCCCGTCGTCACCGGCGACGCTACCAGACTCCCCTTCGCAGACGATACCTTCGACCTGGTCGTCTGCCAGGCGCTGTTGATCAACCTCCCCGACCCGGCGGCCGCCGTCCGGGAGTTCGCCCGCGTCTCGAGCGACGTCGTCGCCGCCATCGAACCGGACAACGGGGCCGTCCGGATCGACTCGACCGTTCCCACGGAAGCCACCCTCGAGCGCCGCGCGCGGCGGGCCTACCTCGCGGGCGTCGAAACCGACGTTACCCTCGGCGCCGATGCTCGAGCCGTCTTCACGGACGTGGGCCTCGAGGCCGTCTCGAGCCACCGATACGACCACGACCGCTCGATCGAAGCGCCGTACGACGAGCACGCTCTCGAGGTCGCCCGCCGGAAAGCGACGGGTGCCGGGCTGGCAGACGACCGAGCGACGATGCTCGAGAGCGATCTGACCGGCGAGGAGTACGACGACCTCCGGAGCGACTGGCGCAAAATGGGACGGACGGTCATCGAACAGATGCAAACGGAGGCGTACGCCCGAACGGAAACGGTGCCGTTTTTCGTGACGGTCGGACGGGTCTAA
- the ftsZ gene encoding cell division protein FtsZ: MQDIVQDALENAEQEARDMDASLDGDEFGDPRIVIIGCGGAGNNTINRLYNIGVDGADTIAINTDKQHLKMIEADTKILVGKSLTNGLGAGGDPDMGERATEMAQGTIKDVLGDADLVFVTAGMGGGTGTGAAPVAAKIAKEQGAIVVGMVSTPFNVERARTVKAEEGLERLREQADSIIVLDNNRLLDYVPNLPIGKAFSVMDQIIAETVKGISETITQPSLINLDYADMSTIMNQGGVAVMLVGETQDKNKTEEVVRDAMNHPLLDVDYRGASGGLVHITGGPDLTLKEAEGIADNITERLEASANVIWGARIQENYKGKVRVMAIMTGVQSAQVLGPSTQKQADKSRASLEGLSDADFDASKNVSNQQPTGATGYGAQSDGGRDELERNNGLDVIR; the protein is encoded by the coding sequence ATGCAGGATATCGTTCAAGACGCCCTCGAGAACGCCGAACAGGAAGCTCGAGATATGGACGCGTCACTCGATGGAGACGAGTTCGGGGATCCCCGGATCGTCATCATCGGCTGTGGTGGTGCCGGGAACAACACCATCAACCGCCTGTACAACATCGGTGTCGACGGCGCGGACACCATCGCCATCAACACCGACAAACAGCACCTGAAGATGATCGAAGCCGACACGAAGATTCTGGTCGGCAAATCGCTCACGAACGGGCTGGGGGCCGGTGGCGATCCGGACATGGGCGAGCGTGCAACCGAGATGGCCCAGGGCACGATCAAAGACGTCCTCGGCGATGCCGACCTCGTCTTCGTGACTGCGGGTATGGGCGGCGGTACCGGTACCGGCGCTGCCCCGGTCGCGGCGAAAATCGCGAAAGAACAGGGCGCAATCGTCGTCGGGATGGTCTCGACGCCGTTTAACGTCGAGCGTGCGCGGACGGTCAAAGCCGAGGAAGGCCTCGAGCGCCTGCGCGAGCAGGCCGACTCGATCATCGTCCTCGACAACAACCGGCTGCTCGATTACGTCCCGAACCTGCCGATCGGCAAGGCGTTCTCGGTGATGGATCAGATCATCGCCGAGACCGTCAAGGGTATCTCCGAGACGATCACCCAGCCGAGCCTGATCAACCTGGACTACGCGGACATGTCCACGATCATGAATCAGGGCGGCGTCGCAGTGATGCTCGTCGGAGAGACCCAGGACAAGAACAAGACCGAGGAGGTCGTCCGCGATGCGATGAACCACCCGCTGCTCGACGTCGACTACCGTGGCGCGTCGGGCGGACTGGTTCACATTACTGGCGGCCCCGACCTCACGCTGAAGGAGGCCGAGGGCATCGCAGACAACATCACCGAGCGCCTCGAGGCCAGTGCAAACGTGATCTGGGGCGCGCGCATCCAGGAGAACTACAAGGGCAAGGTGCGGGTCATGGCGATCATGACCGGCGTCCAGAGCGCCCAGGTACTCGGGCCGAGCACCCAGAAGCAGGCCGACAAGTCGCGTGCCAGCCTCGAGGGGCTCTCGGACGCTGACTTCGACGCCAGCAAGAACGTCTCGAACCAGCAACCCACCGGCGCCACGGGCTACGGTGCCCAGAGCGACGGTGGCCGTGACGAACTCGAGCGCAACAACGGCCTCGACGTTATCCGGTAA
- a CDS encoding universal stress protein, giving the protein MVDPHDHRILVPVDILGGQSVPASIVDAFASVPVVVLGYHEIPDQTTPEQAQSEFEAQARAELEKLQEVFETAGCAVTTRLVFTRDRFKTFERVALELDCDSILLLNPAPILETMLVAIRGDVNVDHVARLVATVLTDTDIDVTLLHVVSSDDERAKGEAALEMAASTLEENGIERDRIRTVVDDGKPTDAILDAAADHDLLVVGESRPSIRRLIFRDRADRIARRSVDPVIVVRGSYLESNGTDTGSTDER; this is encoded by the coding sequence ATGGTTGATCCACACGACCACCGCATCCTCGTCCCGGTCGATATTCTCGGCGGCCAGAGTGTTCCGGCGTCGATCGTCGACGCGTTCGCCTCGGTACCGGTCGTTGTACTCGGCTATCACGAAATTCCCGACCAGACCACACCGGAGCAAGCCCAATCCGAGTTCGAAGCGCAGGCTCGTGCGGAACTCGAAAAACTCCAGGAGGTGTTCGAAACCGCCGGCTGTGCGGTCACCACCCGACTCGTGTTCACTCGCGACCGGTTCAAGACGTTCGAACGCGTCGCACTCGAGTTGGACTGTGATTCGATCCTGTTGTTGAACCCCGCCCCGATTCTCGAGACGATGCTCGTCGCGATCCGCGGCGACGTCAACGTCGACCACGTCGCTCGACTGGTTGCGACCGTCCTCACTGATACCGATATCGACGTGACGCTCCTCCACGTCGTCTCGAGCGACGACGAGCGAGCGAAAGGGGAAGCCGCCCTCGAGATGGCAGCGTCAACCCTCGAAGAAAACGGGATCGAACGCGACCGAATCCGAACGGTCGTCGACGACGGGAAGCCGACCGATGCCATCCTCGACGCCGCCGCCGATCACGATCTGCTCGTCGTCGGCGAAAGCCGACCCTCGATTCGACGCCTGATCTTCCGGGATCGAGCCGACCGGATCGCCAGGCGATCGGTCGATCCGGTCATCGTGGTTCGCGGCTCCTATCTCGAATCGAACGGGACGGATACCGGGTCGACCGACGAACGGTAG
- the ncsA gene encoding tRNA 2-thiolation protein NcsA, which yields MNCNRCAEPAVMHAAYSGAHLCEDHFLESVEKRVRRRIRRDDLVPRDATPENPQTWVIGLSGGKDSVVLTQILSETFHEDPRIELVCLTIHEGIEGYRDKSLDACLELTDDLDIRHEVVSYEEEFDVRMDDVVKDDPENMAACAYCGVFRRDLLSGYADRFDADLMLTGHNLDDEAQTALMNILEGDVAQIAKHFDASLGPLSERSDQEAFVPRAKPLRDVPEKEVALYAHLRDLPAHITECPHSSEAYRGEIQQILYGLEDNHPGTRHSIISGYEELAGIVADRYAEDGDDVDLQACTECGSTTTRDICRKCSLLEAIHAV from the coding sequence ATGAACTGCAACCGGTGTGCGGAACCCGCGGTGATGCACGCCGCCTATTCGGGGGCCCACCTCTGTGAAGATCACTTCCTCGAGTCCGTCGAGAAACGGGTTCGGCGGCGGATTCGCCGCGACGACCTGGTTCCGCGCGACGCCACACCTGAGAACCCACAGACGTGGGTGATCGGGCTCTCGGGCGGCAAAGACAGCGTCGTCCTCACACAGATCCTCTCGGAGACGTTTCACGAGGATCCCCGGATCGAACTCGTCTGTCTCACGATCCACGAGGGGATCGAGGGCTACCGCGATAAGAGCCTGGACGCCTGCCTCGAACTCACCGACGACCTCGACATCCGCCACGAGGTCGTCAGCTACGAGGAGGAGTTCGACGTCAGAATGGACGACGTCGTCAAGGACGACCCCGAAAACATGGCCGCCTGTGCCTACTGCGGCGTCTTCCGGCGCGACCTGCTCTCGGGATACGCCGACCGCTTCGACGCCGACCTCATGCTCACCGGTCACAACCTCGACGACGAGGCCCAGACCGCCCTGATGAACATCCTCGAGGGCGACGTCGCCCAGATCGCGAAACACTTCGACGCCAGTCTTGGCCCGCTTTCCGAACGCAGCGATCAGGAGGCGTTCGTCCCCCGGGCGAAACCCCTCCGAGACGTGCCCGAGAAAGAAGTCGCCCTCTACGCCCACCTGCGGGATCTGCCGGCTCACATCACCGAGTGCCCACACTCGAGCGAAGCCTACCGCGGGGAGATCCAGCAGATCCTCTACGGTCTCGAGGACAACCATCCGGGGACGCGCCACTCGATCATCTCCGGCTACGAAGAACTCGCCGGTATCGTCGCCGACCGCTACGCCGAGGACGGGGACGACGTCGACTTGCAGGCGTGTACGGAGTGCGGGTCGACGACGACGCGCGATATCTGTCGCAAGTGCTCGCTGCTCGAGGCGATTCACGCGGTCTGA
- a CDS encoding ribbon-helix-helix domain-containing protein: protein MERVTLRIPKQQIEEVEQLVETGEFPNRSEAIRSAVREMINEQHDGRHDQPGKRGWAKV, encoded by the coding sequence ATGGAGCGTGTGACACTGCGAATACCGAAACAGCAGATCGAGGAAGTCGAACAGCTGGTCGAGACTGGCGAGTTTCCAAATCGGAGCGAAGCTATCCGTTCGGCCGTTCGAGAAATGATTAACGAACAACACGATGGTCGCCACGACCAGCCCGGAAAACGTGGCTGGGCGAAGGTGTAA
- the uvrA gene encoding excinuclease ABC subunit UvrA, which yields MSKDHITVRGAQEHNLKDVDVSIPRESFTVVTGLSGSGKSSLAFDTVYAEGQRRYIESLSAYARNFLGQMDKPQVENVEGLSPAISIDQKNAANNPRSTVGTVTELHDYLRLLYARVGTQYDPITGEEVGTQSAQDMVAQIMDLPEGTRAKIAAPVVRDQKGAFEDLFAELVSEGYSRVEVDGEEWDLALEQPDLDKNYDHTIDVIVDRVTISEEARPRITDSVETALEEADGVLKVIIPDPGDDIDLGSNTRSTGDLAGDGDERLTVEFSTALGNPNSDFQFSEIETRSFSFNSPHGACPECEGLGKTKEVDEDLVVQHPEKPLKNVFEAWSYNRSYYRTRIDAVAEHFDVSLDTPWKELEGDVKRQFLYGTDDQVVFKRRTKNGIRRKTKRFEGVVPNLDRRYLETDSDGTRDHIEKYMAVTECPACDGSRLKEQSRHVRVAGTSLDEINRLSIGDALEHFEGLESDLSGRDLTIAEEILKEIRARLGFMCEVGLEYLTLDREASTLSGGESQRIRLATQVGSGLVGVLYVLDEPSIGLHQRDNDRLLDTLCELRDIGNTLLVVEHDEETMRRADTIIDMGPGPGKRGGEVVINGPLEEVKACEGSITGEYLSGRKGIPVPETRRDADGALTILGARQHNLKDVDVDIPMGCFTSITGVSGSGKSTLMHKVLYKALARRMNDNTSVIPGDHDDIQGLEEIETVRLIDQSPIGRTPRSNPATYTGVFDYIRELFAETKLAKQRGYEKGRFSFNVKEGRCAECGGQGTVKIEMNFLSDVYVPCEACNGARYNDATLDVTYKDKTIADVLEMSIEEAYDFFESSSRLRRRLQLLKDVGLEYMKLGQPSTTLSGGEAQRVKLAEELGKRDSGNTLYLLDEPTTGLHSEDERKLIDVLHRLTDNDNTVVVIEHELDLVKNADHVIDLGPEGGENGGEVVATGTPEEVAHVEGSYTGLYLRDLLPDVDLEGPRGERAEPMTAPMDDD from the coding sequence ATGAGCAAAGACCACATCACCGTCCGCGGGGCACAGGAGCACAACCTCAAGGACGTCGACGTCTCGATTCCGCGCGAGTCGTTCACCGTCGTCACCGGCCTCTCGGGGTCGGGGAAATCGTCGCTCGCGTTCGACACCGTCTACGCAGAAGGCCAGCGCCGGTACATCGAGAGCCTCTCGGCGTACGCCCGGAACTTCCTGGGCCAGATGGACAAACCCCAGGTCGAGAACGTCGAGGGCCTCTCCCCGGCGATTTCGATCGACCAGAAGAACGCGGCGAACAACCCACGGTCGACGGTCGGTACCGTCACCGAGTTACACGACTACCTGCGCCTCCTCTATGCCCGCGTCGGCACACAATACGACCCGATCACGGGCGAAGAAGTTGGCACCCAGAGCGCCCAGGACATGGTCGCCCAGATCATGGATCTCCCCGAGGGCACCCGCGCGAAGATCGCCGCCCCCGTCGTCCGCGACCAGAAGGGCGCATTCGAGGATCTCTTCGCCGAACTCGTCTCGGAAGGCTACTCCCGCGTCGAAGTCGACGGCGAGGAGTGGGATCTGGCCCTCGAGCAACCCGATCTGGACAAGAACTACGACCACACCATCGACGTGATCGTCGACCGCGTGACGATCAGTGAGGAAGCACGCCCCCGGATCACCGACAGTGTCGAAACCGCGCTCGAGGAGGCCGATGGCGTCCTCAAGGTCATCATCCCCGACCCCGGCGATGACATCGACCTGGGGTCGAATACGCGCTCGACCGGCGACCTGGCCGGCGACGGCGACGAGCGCCTGACCGTCGAGTTCTCGACGGCGCTCGGCAACCCCAACAGCGACTTCCAGTTCAGCGAGATCGAGACCCGCAGTTTCTCGTTCAACAGCCCTCACGGTGCCTGCCCGGAGTGTGAAGGACTCGGGAAGACGAAGGAGGTCGACGAGGATCTCGTCGTCCAGCATCCCGAAAAGCCGCTGAAGAACGTCTTCGAGGCCTGGAGCTACAACCGTTCGTACTACCGAACCCGGATCGACGCCGTCGCGGAACACTTCGACGTCAGCCTCGACACGCCCTGGAAGGAACTCGAGGGCGACGTCAAACGCCAGTTCCTCTACGGCACCGACGACCAGGTCGTGTTCAAGCGCCGGACGAAAAACGGGATCCGCCGGAAGACCAAGCGCTTCGAGGGCGTCGTTCCGAACCTCGACCGCCGGTACCTCGAGACCGACTCCGACGGCACCCGCGACCACATCGAGAAGTACATGGCCGTCACCGAGTGTCCGGCCTGTGACGGCTCGCGGCTCAAGGAGCAGTCCCGGCACGTCCGCGTCGCCGGCACCAGCCTCGACGAGATCAACCGCCTGTCGATCGGGGACGCCCTCGAGCACTTCGAGGGACTCGAGTCCGACCTCTCGGGCCGCGACCTGACCATCGCCGAGGAGATTCTGAAGGAGATCCGCGCCCGCCTCGGCTTCATGTGCGAGGTCGGTCTCGAGTACCTCACCCTCGACCGGGAAGCGTCGACGCTTTCTGGCGGGGAGAGCCAGCGAATTCGGCTCGCGACGCAGGTCGGTTCCGGCCTCGTCGGCGTGCTCTACGTACTGGACGAGCCCTCGATCGGGCTCCACCAGCGCGACAACGATCGGCTGCTGGATACGCTCTGTGAGCTTCGGGACATCGGCAACACCCTACTCGTCGTCGAGCACGACGAGGAGACGATGCGCCGGGCCGACACCATCATCGACATGGGGCCCGGCCCGGGCAAGCGCGGCGGCGAGGTCGTCATCAATGGGCCGCTCGAGGAGGTCAAAGCCTGCGAGGGCTCGATCACGGGCGAGTACCTCTCGGGGCGCAAGGGCATTCCCGTCCCCGAAACGCGACGCGATGCGGACGGGGCGCTGACGATCCTCGGCGCTCGCCAGCACAACCTCAAGGACGTCGACGTGGACATCCCGATGGGTTGCTTTACGTCGATTACCGGGGTGTCGGGCTCCGGTAAGTCGACGCTGATGCACAAAGTCCTCTACAAGGCACTGGCCCGCCGGATGAACGACAACACCTCTGTAATCCCGGGCGACCACGACGACATCCAGGGCCTCGAGGAGATCGAAACCGTCCGGCTGATCGACCAGTCGCCGATCGGTCGCACCCCGCGCTCGAACCCCGCGACCTACACCGGCGTCTTCGACTACATCCGGGAACTGTTCGCCGAGACGAAACTCGCTAAACAGCGCGGCTACGAGAAGGGACGCTTCTCCTTCAACGTGAAGGAAGGCCGGTGTGCCGAGTGTGGCGGTCAGGGGACGGTCAAAATCGAGATGAACTTCCTCTCGGACGTGTACGTCCCCTGTGAGGCCTGTAACGGTGCCCGGTACAACGACGCGACGCTCGACGTGACCTACAAGGACAAGACCATCGCCGACGTCCTCGAGATGTCCATCGAGGAAGCCTACGACTTCTTCGAGTCCTCGAGTCGCCTCCGGCGTCGTCTCCAGCTATTGAAGGACGTCGGCCTCGAGTACATGAAACTCGGTCAGCCCTCGACGACGCTTTCGGGAGGGGAAGCCCAGCGGGTGAAACTGGCCGAGGAACTCGGCAAGCGCGATTCAGGCAACACCCTCTACCTGCTCGACGAGCCGACCACGGGGCTGCACTCCGAGGACGAGCGCAAACTCATCGACGTCCTCCATCGGCTGACCGACAACGACAACACCGTCGTCGTCATCGAACACGAACTCGACCTGGTCAAAAACGCCGACCACGTCATCGACCTCGGCCCCGAAGGTGGCGAGAACGGTGGCGAGGTCGTTGCCACGGGTACGCCCGAGGAGGTCGCCCACGTCGAGGGCTCCTACACCGGACTGTACCTCCGTGATCTCCTGCCCGACGTCGATCTCGAGGGGCCACGCGGCGAGCGCGCCGAGCCGATGACCGCACCGATGGACGACGACTGA
- a CDS encoding TIGR00341 family protein, protein MRYLEIAVPEGHRRGVLDILEDEGIDYVVSDETSGRGYTAVVRFPLPTRAVEPVLDRLNRTGIDDARVVVVDAETVISQQFDDLLDHHSHGGTRGERTSRQVLRRKADELTPTFSIYVTMLLISAVVATAGLLADSPAVVVGSMVIAPLIGPALAANVGIVTGDDDLRSTGFAYQVAGVTIVVAASVGLATVARLAGLEPGGVDIVVVAELQERVSPNLLSLLVALGAGVAGILSLTRGFSEAIVGVMIAAALIPPAAAVGITVAWGMYGAAAGATLLVVVNLLSINLAALVTLWIAGYRPQGLFEVSPTRRPTYTYAAIFGIGLVVLAAPLLSVTMLDFHATQLTSTADEEIEAALEEPAYDDLEVESVQVRLDDDYPIRSIDRVVVTVSGTDPGQVPELADRIYDAVAMHTDEPVVEVRFVIAAERGGDGGESAGQLSDTDRADAMDVVVVTRTEHA, encoded by the coding sequence ATGCGTTACCTGGAGATCGCCGTACCCGAGGGACATCGACGGGGCGTCCTGGACATTCTCGAGGACGAGGGTATCGATTACGTCGTCAGCGACGAAACGAGCGGGCGAGGCTACACCGCCGTGGTTCGATTCCCGCTCCCAACCAGAGCAGTCGAACCCGTCCTCGACCGCCTGAACCGCACCGGGATCGACGACGCCCGCGTCGTTGTCGTCGACGCCGAGACGGTCATCTCCCAGCAGTTCGACGACTTGCTCGACCACCACAGTCACGGCGGTACGAGAGGCGAGCGAACCTCTCGGCAGGTGCTCAGGCGGAAAGCCGACGAACTCACCCCGACGTTTTCGATCTACGTCACGATGTTACTCATCAGCGCTGTCGTCGCAACGGCGGGGCTCCTGGCTGACTCGCCCGCAGTCGTGGTCGGCTCGATGGTCATCGCCCCGCTGATCGGACCCGCCCTGGCTGCAAACGTCGGCATCGTCACCGGCGACGACGACCTCAGGTCGACCGGTTTCGCTTATCAGGTCGCCGGCGTCACCATCGTCGTCGCCGCCTCGGTTGGCCTCGCCACGGTCGCCCGTCTCGCCGGGCTCGAACCGGGTGGCGTGGACATCGTCGTCGTGGCAGAATTGCAAGAACGGGTCTCCCCAAACCTGCTCTCGTTGCTCGTCGCGCTGGGGGCCGGCGTCGCCGGCATACTGAGCCTGACGCGTGGTTTTTCGGAAGCCATCGTCGGCGTGATGATCGCCGCAGCGCTCATCCCGCCCGCCGCCGCGGTCGGCATCACCGTCGCCTGGGGGATGTACGGGGCAGCGGCCGGAGCGACACTCCTCGTCGTCGTCAACCTCCTCTCGATCAATCTCGCCGCGCTTGTCACCCTGTGGATTGCCGGCTACCGGCCGCAGGGACTGTTCGAGGTTTCACCGACTCGCAGACCAACCTACACGTACGCGGCGATCTTCGGTATCGGGCTGGTCGTCCTCGCCGCACCGCTGCTCAGCGTGACCATGCTCGATTTCCACGCGACACAGTTGACGTCGACCGCGGACGAAGAAATCGAGGCAGCGCTCGAGGAGCCCGCATACGACGATCTCGAGGTCGAATCCGTCCAGGTCAGACTCGACGACGACTACCCGATTCGGTCGATCGATCGCGTCGTCGTGACCGTCTCCGGCACCGACCCCGGCCAGGTGCCGGAGTTGGCCGACCGCATCTACGACGCCGTCGCGATGCACACCGACGAACCGGTCGTCGAGGTTCGGTTCGTGATCGCTGCAGAGCGGGGAGGCGACGGTGGGGAATCCGCAGGCCAGCTATCGGATACCGATCGAGCCGACGCGATGGACGTGGTCGTCGTCACACGAACGGAACACGCCTGA
- a CDS encoding lysophospholipase, which translates to MRHRLFNEDGETDLVFVMGLGNRWTHENVSWLIGTLADAGYRVHAFEIPTNIDDFKADWLEPVAEYVIDLEEYQLLAHSAGSLIAQALDGAENHVYLSPWWGYNEDYPDVVIDLAAQIPTSAPFLPRGEVSKATIGDLASDHQLATSPKWVSPSFLRETRRAQADLLDIDHDAVVFCSLRDTVIDLRPIGERVPPEHVVLYDGGHELFSSSVRDQYVDLLLAALEAGADAIESKHVVPTETPGSAEAAELEAE; encoded by the coding sequence ATGAGACATCGACTGTTCAACGAGGACGGTGAGACGGATCTCGTGTTCGTCATGGGTCTTGGAAATCGCTGGACACACGAGAACGTGAGCTGGCTCATCGGGACGCTCGCCGACGCCGGCTACCGCGTCCACGCCTTCGAGATCCCGACGAACATCGACGACTTCAAAGCCGACTGGCTCGAGCCCGTCGCCGAGTACGTCATCGACCTCGAGGAGTACCAGCTGCTCGCCCATAGTGCCGGCTCGCTCATTGCGCAGGCGCTCGATGGTGCCGAAAACCACGTCTATCTGAGTCCGTGGTGGGGCTACAACGAGGACTACCCGGACGTCGTCATCGATCTCGCCGCCCAGATCCCGACCAGCGCTCCGTTCTTGCCCCGTGGTGAGGTGTCGAAAGCGACGATCGGGGATCTCGCGTCCGATCACCAGTTGGCGACCAGCCCGAAGTGGGTCTCGCCGTCGTTCCTTCGGGAGACCCGTCGTGCACAGGCCGACTTGCTCGACATCGATCACGACGCTGTCGTCTTCTGTTCCCTTCGAGACACCGTGATCGACCTTCGACCCATCGGCGAGCGCGTCCCGCCGGAACACGTCGTCCTCTACGACGGGGGCCACGAACTGTTCTCCTCGAGCGTTCGCGACCAGTACGTCGACCTCCTGCTGGCCGCCCTCGAGGCCGGCGCTGACGCGATCGAATCGAAGCACGTCGTGCCGACCGAGACGCCGGGATCCGCCGAGGCTGCCGAACTCGAGGCCGAATAA